In Microbacterium foliorum, the following proteins share a genomic window:
- the mobA gene encoding molybdenum cofactor guanylyltransferase, with protein sequence MTSTNAAIAASAENAANAATPGTAAIILAGGRASRLDGAAKPLLEVAGRTLLDRAIAAVAGCDPIVVGPPVPVHGEVAWTREAPEFGGPVAGIAAGLANAESDEVFVLAADLPNAEEAVALLRRHPPLASGEDGICLADGSGRMQWLIGLYRTDVLRRAVAALPDGGRDASIRSLLAGLAVTAVPAGDLATDVDTWDDLERARATAQTPSATAQTPPRGNAPDEETT encoded by the coding sequence GTGACCTCGACCAACGCAGCAATCGCGGCAAGCGCAGAAAACGCAGCCAACGCGGCAACCCCCGGTACCGCAGCGATCATCCTCGCCGGCGGGCGGGCATCGCGACTCGACGGCGCCGCCAAGCCGCTGCTCGAGGTCGCTGGCCGCACGCTGCTCGATCGGGCCATCGCGGCCGTCGCAGGCTGCGACCCGATCGTCGTGGGCCCGCCGGTGCCCGTGCACGGCGAGGTCGCCTGGACTCGCGAGGCCCCCGAGTTCGGCGGTCCGGTCGCCGGCATCGCTGCCGGGCTCGCGAACGCCGAGAGCGACGAAGTCTTCGTGCTGGCGGCCGATCTGCCCAACGCCGAAGAGGCGGTCGCGCTGCTGCGTCGGCATCCGCCCCTCGCCAGCGGCGAAGACGGCATCTGCCTGGCCGACGGCTCCGGACGGATGCAGTGGCTGATCGGTCTCTATCGCACCGACGTGCTGCGCAGGGCTGTCGCTGCCCTGCCCGACGGCGGCCGCGATGCCTCGATCCGGTCACTGCTCGCGGGCCTCGCCGTCACCGCGGTGCCGGCAGGAGACCTGGCGACGGACGTCGACACGTGGGACGATCTCGAACGTGCCCGCGCAACGGCGCAGACACCCAGCGCAACGGCGCAGACACCCCCGCGCGGCAACGCACCGGACGAGGAGACGACATGA
- the pgm gene encoding phosphoglucomutase (alpha-D-glucose-1,6-bisphosphate-dependent), with protein sequence MTSRAGLPAEESDLIDVDELIAAYYDRVPDPGVAAERVAFGTSGHRGSSLTKSFNENHILATTQAIVDYRAAQGITGPLFLGRDTHALSLPAERSAIEVLVANGVDLRVDSRDAWVPTPALSHAILTFNRALAPDAPGRADGIVVTPSHNPPRDGGFKYNPPHGGPADTDATGWIADRANELIAGGLVDVKRERFADVDWDALPGYDFRDAYVRDLATIIDIDAIRNAGVRIGADPLGGASVEYWALIKEVYDLDLTVVNPEVDPTWRFMTLDWDEKIRMDPSSPSAMASLVAKKADYDVLTGNDADADRHGIVTPDAGLMNPNHYLAVAIDYLFSHRSEWPRDAAIGKTLVSSMIIDRVAESLGRRLLEVPVGFKWFVPGLLDGSVAFGGEESAGASFLRKDGTVWSTDKDGILLCLLAAEIIAVTGKTPSERYAELEQAFGSSAYQRVDAPATPAQKSTLSKLAPDAVSATTLAGEEITAKLSHAPGNGAAIGGLKVQTEHAWFAARPSGTEDVYKLYAESLRGPEHLAEVQAEARAVVSAALGG encoded by the coding sequence ATGACGAGCCGCGCCGGCCTACCAGCCGAAGAATCCGACCTGATCGATGTCGACGAGCTGATCGCCGCTTATTACGATCGCGTCCCCGACCCCGGCGTCGCCGCCGAGCGAGTCGCGTTCGGGACCAGCGGCCACCGCGGGTCGTCGCTCACCAAGAGCTTCAACGAGAACCACATCCTCGCGACCACGCAGGCGATCGTCGACTACCGCGCGGCGCAGGGCATCACCGGGCCCCTCTTCCTCGGTCGTGACACGCACGCCCTGTCGCTGCCGGCCGAGCGCAGCGCCATCGAGGTGCTGGTCGCGAACGGCGTCGACCTCCGCGTCGACTCGCGCGACGCCTGGGTGCCGACACCCGCGCTCAGCCACGCGATCCTCACCTTCAACCGCGCGCTCGCACCGGATGCTCCGGGCCGCGCCGACGGCATCGTCGTCACCCCGTCGCACAACCCGCCGCGTGACGGCGGTTTCAAGTACAACCCGCCGCACGGCGGACCGGCCGACACCGACGCGACCGGCTGGATCGCCGACCGCGCCAACGAGCTGATCGCCGGCGGTCTGGTCGACGTCAAGCGCGAGCGCTTCGCCGATGTCGACTGGGATGCTCTCCCCGGCTACGACTTCCGCGACGCCTACGTGCGCGACCTGGCGACCATCATCGACATCGACGCGATCCGCAACGCCGGAGTGCGCATCGGCGCCGACCCGCTCGGCGGCGCCTCCGTCGAGTACTGGGCGCTCATCAAGGAGGTCTACGACCTCGACCTGACGGTCGTGAACCCCGAGGTCGACCCGACCTGGCGCTTCATGACGCTCGACTGGGACGAGAAGATCCGCATGGATCCGTCATCCCCTTCGGCAATGGCCTCGCTGGTCGCCAAGAAGGCCGACTACGACGTGCTCACCGGCAACGACGCGGATGCCGACCGCCACGGCATCGTCACCCCCGACGCCGGGCTGATGAACCCCAACCACTACCTCGCGGTCGCGATCGACTACCTGTTCTCGCACCGCTCGGAGTGGCCGCGCGACGCCGCGATCGGCAAGACCCTCGTGTCGTCGATGATCATCGACCGCGTCGCCGAGTCGCTCGGACGCCGCCTGCTCGAGGTGCCCGTCGGCTTCAAGTGGTTCGTGCCCGGGCTGCTCGACGGATCCGTGGCCTTCGGCGGCGAGGAGTCGGCCGGAGCGTCGTTCCTCCGCAAGGACGGTACCGTCTGGTCGACCGACAAGGACGGCATCCTGCTGTGCCTTCTCGCTGCCGAGATCATCGCCGTCACCGGCAAGACGCCGTCGGAGCGGTACGCCGAGCTGGAGCAGGCCTTCGGATCGTCGGCCTACCAGCGCGTCGACGCCCCGGCGACGCCTGCGCAGAAGTCGACGCTGAGCAAGCTGGCTCCGGATGCCGTCTCGGCGACGACCCTCGCCGGTGAGGAGATCACCGCCAAGCTGTCGCACGCGCCCGGCAACGGCGCCGCGATCGGCGGCCTCAAGGTGCAGACCGAGCACGCGTGGTTCGCGGCCCGCCCTTCCGGCACCGAAGACGTCTACAAGCTGTACGCCGAGAGCCTGCGCGGCCCCGAGCATCTCGCCGAGGTGCAGGCCGAGGCTCGTGCCGTGGTGTCGGCTGCCCTCGGCGGCTGA
- a CDS encoding glycerate kinase codes for MTRVVLAPDSFKGTITAADAAASLADGWSSVDPSATFVYRPMADGGEGTVAAFAAAVPGARRMPVVVDGPAGVPLETSWLLLPVSAGSPGGTGVVDLASTSGIELLDELRPWDADTTGFGQAIAAALDHGVTRLVVGIGSSASTDGGTGMLSALGARFLDAAGEPVASGARGLADIASVDLSALRTAPQVRVLTDVTNPLVGPRGAAAVFGPQKGLSGDDITHVDAALARLAEMLGLDPALPGTGAAGGTGGALVVWGATLAPGAAEVAELIGLADAIADADVVITGEGSYDGQSGDGKVPSFIAGLAASAGAAVLLAAGRITADSDVALFAASASLTDIAGSSDAALADPARWLREAGALLARSV; via the coding sequence ATGACCCGGGTCGTGCTGGCGCCCGACAGCTTCAAGGGCACGATCACCGCGGCGGATGCTGCGGCATCGCTCGCCGACGGCTGGTCGTCAGTCGATCCCTCCGCGACGTTCGTGTATCGCCCGATGGCAGACGGCGGCGAGGGCACAGTGGCCGCGTTCGCCGCGGCCGTGCCTGGGGCGCGACGGATGCCGGTCGTCGTCGATGGTCCCGCGGGCGTGCCGCTCGAGACCAGCTGGTTGCTGCTGCCCGTCTCCGCCGGTTCTCCCGGAGGCACCGGCGTCGTCGACCTCGCCTCGACCTCGGGCATCGAACTGCTCGACGAGCTGCGCCCGTGGGACGCCGACACCACCGGCTTCGGCCAGGCGATCGCCGCCGCCCTCGACCACGGCGTCACACGACTGGTGGTCGGCATCGGATCGAGCGCGTCGACCGACGGCGGCACCGGGATGCTGTCAGCGCTCGGCGCGCGATTCCTCGATGCCGCGGGTGAGCCGGTCGCCAGCGGTGCGCGCGGACTCGCCGACATCGCATCCGTCGACCTCAGCGCGCTGCGCACCGCGCCTCAGGTGCGCGTGCTCACCGACGTCACCAACCCGCTCGTCGGCCCACGGGGTGCCGCGGCGGTGTTCGGGCCGCAGAAGGGGCTCTCCGGCGACGACATCACGCACGTGGATGCCGCGCTCGCGCGTCTCGCCGAGATGCTCGGCCTCGACCCCGCGCTGCCCGGCACGGGAGCCGCCGGTGGCACGGGCGGTGCGCTCGTCGTGTGGGGAGCGACGCTGGCTCCCGGAGCCGCCGAGGTGGCAGAGCTCATCGGACTCGCGGATGCGATCGCCGACGCCGACGTCGTCATCACGGGCGAGGGGTCGTACGACGGTCAGTCCGGCGACGGCAAGGTGCCCTCGTTCATCGCGGGCCTCGCCGCGTCCGCAGGGGCCGCTGTGCTGCTCGCGGCCGGTCGCATCACCGCTGACTCCGATGTGGCGCTGTTCGCGGCATCCGCGTCTCTCACCGACATCGCGGGATCGTCGGATGCCGCTCTCGCCGACCCCGCCCGCTGGTTGCGCGAAGCGGGGGCGCTGCTCGCCCGGTCGGTCTGA
- a CDS encoding Hsp20/alpha crystallin family protein: MAMSFDPFSQLDRFAASVLDSVRAPRLMPVDLYRDGDRYVLHADLPGIDPGSIDVDLDGGQLTIRAQRTADGREGVRWLARERGAGSFLRQFSLGDGVDLDAISASYESGVLSVIIPVSERAKPRKIEVESSDNRQSIAA; encoded by the coding sequence ATGGCCATGTCCTTCGATCCGTTCAGTCAGCTCGACCGCTTCGCTGCGAGCGTGCTGGACTCCGTCCGCGCACCGCGTCTCATGCCGGTGGACCTCTACCGCGACGGCGACAGGTACGTGCTGCACGCCGATCTTCCCGGTATCGATCCGGGCTCGATCGACGTCGACCTCGACGGCGGACAGCTCACGATCCGCGCGCAGCGCACGGCCGACGGTCGTGAGGGCGTCCGCTGGCTCGCCCGTGAGCGCGGAGCAGGCTCGTTCCTCCGTCAGTTCTCGCTCGGCGACGGCGTGGACCTCGACGCGATCAGCGCCTCATACGAGAGTGGTGTGCTCTCGGTGATCATCCCGGTCAGCGAGCGGGCGAAGCCGCGCAAGATCGAGGTCGAGTCGAGCGACAACCGACAGTCGATCGCCGCCTGA
- a CDS encoding molybdopterin molybdotransferase MoeA — MRHATSLAPPAMLTVEEQQAKVLAAARPLDTEAVPISQAAGRTLAADVHARVDVPLFDNSAMDGYAVIFTDVEVATAEHPAELRVIADLPAGSAEEPVLSAGLAVRIMTGAPVPRTANTVVPFEHTRDGLQAWDAAAIVTTAPLREGAHIRRRGEEVRAGAVVARAGAMLGPLQLTALAATGVDTVHVHRRPRVAVISTGTELAAPGADLARGQIPESNSVLLASMCAEAGADVISVDTVADEDAAFTALLDHAVRAGNADVVVTSGGVSAGAHEVVKNVLRDRIDFVAVAMQPGRPQAFGRIDDALIFGLPGNPASVAASFEAFVRPALLALQGREPVQRPVLRLATTAGWRSPARRQQYVPVAVDRSDPAAWSVRPAAADGSSGAHLAAGLAGADAYAIVPAEVSAVGAGDLVDVMLLS; from the coding sequence ATGCGACACGCCACCTCCCTCGCTCCCCCGGCCATGTTGACGGTCGAGGAGCAGCAGGCGAAGGTGCTCGCCGCTGCCCGACCGCTCGACACAGAGGCGGTGCCGATCTCGCAGGCAGCCGGTCGCACCCTCGCCGCCGACGTTCACGCCAGGGTCGATGTGCCGCTTTTCGACAACTCCGCGATGGACGGATACGCCGTCATCTTCACCGACGTCGAGGTCGCCACGGCCGAGCACCCTGCAGAACTCCGTGTCATCGCCGACCTGCCGGCGGGTTCGGCGGAGGAACCCGTGCTGAGTGCAGGGCTGGCCGTCCGGATCATGACCGGCGCTCCCGTGCCCCGCACCGCGAACACCGTCGTACCCTTCGAGCACACGCGTGACGGGCTGCAGGCCTGGGATGCCGCGGCGATCGTGACGACCGCGCCTCTCCGGGAGGGCGCCCATATCCGCCGCCGCGGGGAGGAAGTGCGCGCCGGTGCCGTCGTCGCGCGGGCGGGGGCGATGCTCGGGCCGTTGCAGCTGACGGCCCTCGCGGCCACAGGCGTCGACACCGTGCACGTGCATCGTCGCCCTCGGGTCGCCGTGATCTCGACGGGAACCGAGCTCGCTGCCCCCGGCGCAGACCTGGCCCGCGGGCAGATCCCCGAGTCGAACTCGGTGCTGCTCGCGTCGATGTGCGCCGAGGCGGGTGCCGACGTGATCTCGGTCGACACGGTAGCCGATGAGGATGCCGCCTTCACGGCACTCCTCGACCACGCGGTGCGCGCGGGCAATGCCGATGTCGTGGTCACGTCGGGCGGCGTCAGCGCCGGTGCCCACGAGGTCGTCAAGAACGTGCTGCGCGATCGCATCGACTTCGTCGCGGTCGCCATGCAGCCGGGCAGACCCCAGGCCTTCGGGCGCATCGACGATGCACTGATCTTCGGCCTGCCCGGCAACCCCGCCAGCGTCGCCGCATCGTTCGAGGCGTTCGTGCGCCCGGCGTTGCTCGCTCTGCAGGGGCGCGAACCGGTGCAACGCCCGGTGCTTCGTCTCGCGACCACAGCCGGGTGGCGCAGCCCGGCCCGACGACAGCAGTATGTGCCGGTGGCTGTCGACCGATCCGACCCCGCCGCATGGTCGGTGCGCCCGGCAGCCGCCGACGGATCGTCCGGCGCGCACCTCGCCGCAGGACTCGCCGGAGCGGATGCCTACGCCATCGTGCCCGCCGAGGTCTCTGCCGTGGGCGCCGGAGACCTCGTCGACGTGATGCTGCTCTCGTGA
- a CDS encoding methyltransferase, giving the protein MSTTKTLALWVAYGTNGVVGSIRHDDEGYTVVMAGSDAATGTYPNLESAKGALHSHMLPGSGWPMFREH; this is encoded by the coding sequence ATGAGCACGACCAAGACCCTCGCACTCTGGGTGGCCTACGGCACGAACGGAGTCGTCGGCAGCATCCGACACGATGACGAGGGATACACCGTCGTCATGGCCGGATCGGATGCCGCGACAGGCACGTACCCGAACCTGGAATCGGCCAAGGGCGCGCTGCATTCGCACATGCTGCCAGGCAGCGGCTGGCCGATGTTCCGCGAGCACTGA
- the pheA gene encoding prephenate dehydratase, producing the protein MKRVTERRTYSYLGPAGTFTEAALEQVAEARGQEWRAVHNVGEALADVLEGRSDAAMIAIENSIEGGVSTTQDALATLPGLRIIGEYLVRVNFVLVAPRGTTLSDVKVIAAHPVAYGQCHGWLGAHLPTHSHVPAASNVASAVGMLDGSLPAQAAIAAPGVVKHLDVDVLAEGIGDNAQAVTRFVLVTRTTSAPAPTGADKTSLIVELPNDHPGSLLEMLEQFSTRGINLSLIQSRPIGDELGRYRFVIDADGHIEHERMADALLGIRRFSPRVVFLGSYPRADRQIVQYPDRYDDDVFVEARDWLRGILSGEPED; encoded by the coding sequence GTGAAACGCGTGACTGAACGCCGCACCTACAGCTATCTCGGCCCCGCCGGAACATTCACCGAAGCGGCGCTCGAACAGGTCGCCGAAGCGCGAGGCCAGGAATGGCGTGCGGTGCACAACGTCGGTGAGGCCCTCGCGGATGTGCTCGAGGGTCGCAGTGACGCGGCCATGATCGCGATCGAGAACTCGATCGAGGGCGGCGTCTCGACCACGCAGGATGCTCTGGCCACGCTGCCCGGCCTGCGGATCATCGGCGAATACCTGGTGCGGGTCAACTTCGTGCTCGTGGCTCCCCGGGGAACCACGCTGTCGGACGTCAAGGTGATCGCAGCGCACCCCGTCGCCTACGGGCAGTGCCACGGCTGGCTCGGCGCACATCTGCCCACCCACTCGCACGTGCCCGCGGCGAGCAACGTCGCATCGGCGGTCGGCATGCTCGACGGCAGTCTTCCTGCGCAGGCGGCCATCGCCGCTCCCGGCGTCGTGAAGCACCTCGACGTCGACGTGCTGGCCGAGGGCATCGGCGACAACGCCCAGGCCGTCACCCGCTTCGTGCTCGTCACCCGCACCACCTCCGCCCCGGCCCCGACCGGCGCGGACAAGACGTCGCTGATCGTCGAACTCCCCAACGATCACCCCGGCTCTCTCCTCGAGATGCTCGAGCAGTTCTCGACCCGCGGCATCAACCTCTCGCTCATCCAGTCGCGCCCCATCGGAGACGAGCTCGGCCGCTACCGGTTCGTGATCGACGCCGACGGGCATATCGAGCACGAGCGCATGGCCGACGCCCTGCTCGGCATCCGTCGGTTCAGCCCACGCGTGGTCTTCCTCGGGTCGTACCCGCGGGCCGATCGGCAGATCGTGCAGTACCCCGACCGCTACGACGACGACGTGTTCGTCGAGGCGCGCGACTGGCTGCGCGGCATCCTCTCGGGCGAACCCGAAGACTGA
- a CDS encoding LLM class flavin-dependent oxidoreductase: MTSTALSVLDLVPVRTGQTSAEAISSSLDLAATADRLGYRRYWFAEHHNMPAVASTTPPVLIAAAAMRTTKIRLGSGGVMLPNHAPLIVAEQFAALEAIAPGRIDLGLGRAPGSDPVITQLLRGSGTTSDVEQFPRNVQDIAALVSGEGATVRFTSGGEYTVHATPAATGSPEVWLLGSSDYSAQLAASHGLPYVFANHFSGQGLERALDLYRTGYQPSEEHPEPRTFLTVNVVASPTQEEAEARALPQLRMMSRLRLNKPLIALETVEEALAAESDAATDQVVETARSRWFVGTGESVAAEVREFAAKYGVDEVMLSPVAGAYESEPRDAAAGRAQTLELIAAAL; the protein is encoded by the coding sequence ATGACTTCCACCGCGCTCTCCGTCCTCGACCTCGTCCCGGTTCGCACCGGCCAGACCAGTGCCGAGGCGATCTCCTCCTCCCTCGACCTCGCCGCCACCGCCGACCGCCTCGGCTACCGCCGCTACTGGTTCGCCGAGCACCACAACATGCCGGCTGTGGCATCCACCACTCCCCCGGTGCTGATCGCCGCCGCCGCGATGCGCACGACGAAGATCCGACTCGGATCGGGTGGCGTCATGCTGCCGAACCACGCGCCGCTCATCGTGGCCGAGCAGTTCGCCGCGCTCGAGGCGATCGCGCCCGGCCGCATCGACCTCGGCCTCGGCCGCGCCCCCGGCAGCGACCCGGTCATCACCCAGCTGCTGCGCGGCTCGGGCACCACGAGCGACGTCGAGCAGTTCCCCCGCAACGTGCAGGACATCGCCGCGCTCGTCTCGGGTGAGGGCGCCACCGTGCGCTTCACGTCGGGCGGCGAGTACACGGTGCACGCGACGCCCGCCGCGACCGGAAGCCCCGAGGTCTGGCTGCTCGGATCGAGCGACTACTCGGCGCAGCTCGCCGCATCGCACGGACTGCCCTACGTCTTCGCGAACCACTTCTCGGGTCAAGGCCTCGAACGAGCGCTCGACCTCTATCGCACCGGCTACCAGCCGAGCGAAGAGCACCCCGAACCGCGCACGTTCCTCACGGTCAACGTCGTCGCCTCGCCGACGCAGGAGGAGGCCGAGGCCCGTGCCCTGCCGCAGCTGCGCATGATGTCGCGCCTGCGGCTGAACAAGCCGCTCATCGCGCTCGAGACGGTCGAAGAGGCGCTGGCCGCGGAGTCGGATGCTGCGACCGACCAGGTCGTGGAGACCGCACGCTCACGCTGGTTCGTCGGCACGGGCGAGTCCGTCGCCGCGGAGGTGCGCGAGTTCGCCGCGAAGTACGGCGTCGACGAGGTCATGCTCTCGCCCGTCGCCGGTGCCTACGAGTCGGAGCCGCGCGACGCCGCCGCCGGCCGCGCCCAGACGCTCGAGCTCATCGCCGCCGCCCTGTAG
- a CDS encoding DUF6457 domain-containing protein: MTDKPQHLPVEALDDWTAAASTALGIDRESVDIGLLLDLARDVAHGVARPAAPLSAYLAGLAAGRAGGSREDTAAAVATITALAASWRADDDES; the protein is encoded by the coding sequence ATGACCGACAAGCCGCAGCATCTTCCGGTCGAGGCCCTCGACGACTGGACCGCCGCCGCCTCCACCGCCCTCGGGATCGACCGTGAGTCGGTCGACATCGGGCTGCTCCTCGATCTCGCCCGCGACGTCGCGCACGGCGTCGCCCGTCCGGCTGCCCCGCTCAGCGCCTACCTCGCCGGCCTCGCCGCAGGGCGCGCAGGCGGCAGCCGCGAGGACACCGCCGCGGCGGTCGCCACGATCACCGCACTGGCGGCATCCTGGCGCGCCGACGACGACGAGTCCTGA